One region of Patescibacteria group bacterium genomic DNA includes:
- the murI gene encoding glutamate racemase: MIGIFDSGFGGISILSDFHNKAPEYSYIYFGDNINAPYGDKNTKEIYNSTKNAVEFLFTEGAVLVIVACNTSSARVLRKLQDEYFNKKYKNKKVLGIIIPNIENIIHQLPPNSRLGIIGTSHTIGSQKYQNEILDKRNDVQIFSKACPMFVEKIENNKFKSLGFLANIKEEIAHYSNKNISYLLLACTHFSFIKKEIKQHLNPSIQIIDSSEIIIKKTQEYLFRHKELKIKKERNTILYTSGDLVLFKKISLKLLRPSSKRNLKFLKHSTLSNN, from the coding sequence ATGATTGGTATATTTGATTCAGGTTTTGGTGGAATTTCAATATTAAGCGATTTTCACAATAAAGCCCCCGAATATAGCTATATATATTTTGGGGACAATATTAATGCTCCATATGGAGATAAAAACACTAAAGAAATATATAATTCTACAAAGAATGCTGTAGAATTTTTATTTACAGAAGGGGCTGTTTTGGTAATTGTAGCCTGCAACACTTCTTCTGCAAGGGTTTTAAGGAAGCTCCAAGATGAGTATTTTAATAAAAAATATAAAAATAAAAAGGTACTAGGAATTATTATTCCCAATATTGAAAATATTATTCATCAACTTCCCCCCAATTCCAGACTAGGAATAATTGGGACGAGTCACACAATTGGTTCTCAAAAATACCAAAACGAAATTTTAGATAAACGAAACGACGTTCAAATATTTTCAAAAGCCTGTCCAATGTTTGTCGAGAAAATAGAAAATAATAAGTTTAAGAGTTTAGGCTTTTTGGCTAACATTAAAGAAGAAATTGCACATTATAGTAATAAAAATATATCCTATCTTTTATTGGCATGTACACATTTTTCATTTATCAAAAAAGAAATTAAACAACATCTTAATCCCAGTATACAAATAATTGATTCTTCTGAAATTATTATTAAAAAAACACAAGAGTATTTATTTAGACACAAGGAATTAAAAATAAAAAAAGAACGGAATACCATTCTTTACACAAGTGGTGACTTAGTTTTATTTAAAAAAATTTCTTTAAAACTCTTAAGGCCAAGTAGTAAAAGAAATTTAAAATTTTTAAAACATTCTACCCTTTCCAACAATTAA
- a CDS encoding polymer-forming cytoskeletal protein, with protein MFKKDEEVSIKNAETIIGPSIKVKGNFFGEGDIIVEGSLEGAIKTSNNLFIGEKAKINANIEAKQAKISGEVHGNLIIHGYLELSSTAKVYGDIQASTLSVENGAIFNGACNMTKDKKTEVKEAKQI; from the coding sequence ATGTTTAAAAAAGATGAAGAGGTGAGTATTAAAAATGCCGAAACCATAATTGGCCCATCTATCAAGGTGAAGGGTAATTTTTTTGGTGAGGGCGATATAATTGTAGAGGGATCGCTTGAGGGTGCAATAAAAACAAGCAACAATCTGTTTATTGGAGAAAAGGCAAAGATTAATGCAAACATAGAAGCAAAACAGGCTAAAATTAGCGGAGAAGTTCATGGGAACCTTATTATACATGGGTATTTAGAACTTTCATCAACAGCTAAAGTCTACGGAGACATTCAGGCTTCGACCTTATCAGTTGAAAACGGAGCTATCTTTAATGGTGCATGCAATATGACGAAAGACAAGAAGACGGAAGTAAAAGAGGCTAAACAAATATGA
- a CDS encoding ribonuclease HII, which translates to MINLNKENNLNYRSFIGVDEVGRGCLAGPVVSAAVFVSKEQIGEIAEINDSKLVSKKKRDILYLEIINNYPFSIGLVSNIQIDKLNILNASLLSMKRALDKIKHKSEIVLVDGTYKIPGFLEKQQTQIKGDQNFYSIAAASIVAKVVRDKMMEVYSKKFPNYSFYQHKGYGTKLHKAEIVKFGTCNIHRKSFKLN; encoded by the coding sequence ATGATTAATTTAAACAAGGAGAACAATTTAAACTATAGAAGTTTTATAGGAGTGGATGAGGTTGGAAGAGGTTGTTTAGCGGGACCAGTAGTTTCGGCAGCGGTTTTTGTTAGCAAGGAGCAAATTGGCGAAATTGCTGAAATAAATGATTCCAAGTTAGTTTCTAAAAAAAAGCGAGATATTCTCTATTTAGAAATAATTAACAACTATCCTTTTTCCATAGGATTGGTTAGCAATATTCAAATAGATAAATTAAACATTTTAAATGCAAGTCTTCTTTCTATGAAAAGAGCGCTTGATAAGATCAAACATAAGAGCGAAATAGTTTTAGTAGATGGCACTTACAAGATTCCAGGTTTTTTAGAGAAACAACAAACCCAAATAAAAGGAGATCAAAACTTTTATTCAATTGCTGCCGCTTCGATTGTTGCCAAAGTTGTTCGCGACAAAATGATGGAAGTATATTCAAAAAAATTTCCAAACTATTCATTTTATCAGCACAAGGGCTATGGGACAAAACTACATAAAGCCGAGATTGTGAAATTTGGAACTTGTAATATACATAGAAAAAGCTTTAAGTTAAACTAA
- a CDS encoding class I SAM-dependent methyltransferase — translation MNNIFGGNKLLYFEEIIKKANLKEGMKVADLGCGTHGYFIFKPSFIVGTTGSVYAVDVLKPVLDNINKTIKLENHKNITTIWSNLENYKATKIDSMILDFVFLVNVLHQSNKKVDILREAIRMLKKNAKIVIVDWVEGASVIGPEKDKKINKENLIIALQKLGLNLEEDFVAGKFHYGLIFKKI, via the coding sequence ATGAATAATATTTTTGGAGGCAATAAACTTCTTTATTTTGAAGAGATTATAAAAAAAGCAAATTTGAAAGAAGGAATGAAGGTGGCTGATCTTGGGTGTGGAACCCACGGTTATTTTATTTTTAAACCATCGTTTATTGTTGGAACAACAGGTTCAGTATATGCTGTTGATGTTCTTAAGCCCGTGCTTGATAACATAAACAAAACCATTAAGCTTGAAAACCACAAAAACATAACAACAATTTGGTCTAACCTTGAAAATTACAAGGCAACTAAAATAGATTCAATGATTTTAGATTTTGTATTTTTAGTAAACGTTTTACATCAATCTAATAAAAAGGTTGATATATTAAGAGAGGCAATTCGAATGTTAAAAAAGAATGCTAAAATAGTTATTGTGGACTGGGTAGAAGGGGCCTCAGTAATTGGGCCCGAAAAAGATAAAAAAATAAATAAAGAAAATTTAATTATAGCGCTTCAAAAACTAGGATTAAATTTAGAGGAGGATTTTGTAGCTGGGAAGTTCCACTACGGTTTAATTTTTAAAAAAATATAG
- a CDS encoding YraN family protein, whose amino-acid sequence MLAKNTQKTGAFGEKIAKDFLEKKGYKIIDNNINFSNQEVDIIAKLKGNFFIVEVKTSSEKSLVDPEDYIDNRKLQNLKKAAFSFSAKNKVKLENIYFDLIAIKLKNNNKTATIKHYKNIC is encoded by the coding sequence ATGTTAGCTAAAAATACTCAAAAAACAGGCGCTTTTGGAGAGAAAATTGCAAAGGATTTTTTAGAAAAAAAAGGCTATAAAATCATTGATAATAACATTAATTTTTCTAATCAAGAAGTTGATATAATTGCAAAACTAAAAGGTAATTTCTTCATTGTTGAGGTAAAAACTAGTTCAGAAAAGTCTCTCGTTGACCCAGAGGACTATATTGATAATAGAAAACTACAAAATTTAAAAAAAGCGGCATTTAGCTTTTCAGCAAAAAATAAAGTCAAACTAGAGAATATCTATTTTGATTTAATTGCTATAAAACTAAAAAACAATAACAAAACGGCCACCATTAAACACTATAAAAATATTTGTTAG
- a CDS encoding YibE/F family protein: MKKILFLLIFLFPMFVSAQTTEPDTIFKAEVFEIIEERSAVRKNGADLFQQNLKLRGLEGQRENEEYVFTGINDFELIKSNVYKIGDKVLLLESMGADNDPQYYIVDYVRTNIILYLFALFVFILLIVGRAKGFRSILSLFFTFLIIIKYIIPSILAGANPLVTTLLGSLVILFIIIYLTEGFNPMSHLAVISIGISLFISVFLSWFFVLAGKLSGVFSEEIASLASIGDVAINFQGLLLAGIIIGLLGVLDDVVVAQVSTVEQIHKTNTQQSRKDLFSSSFKVGISHISSMTNTLFLAYAGASLPLLVLLVSGESVFGNTFDAINNEQIATEIVRTLAGSIGLILSVPISTYLSVYWYKRKS, encoded by the coding sequence ATGAAAAAAATACTATTCTTACTTATATTCTTGTTTCCAATGTTTGTTTCGGCCCAAACCACAGAGCCCGATACAATATTTAAGGCTGAGGTGTTTGAAATTATAGAGGAACGAAGCGCAGTAAGAAAAAACGGTGCTGATCTTTTTCAACAAAATTTAAAGTTAAGAGGATTAGAGGGACAAAGGGAAAACGAAGAATATGTTTTCACTGGTATTAATGATTTTGAATTAATAAAAAGCAATGTTTACAAAATTGGTGACAAGGTCTTGCTCCTAGAAAGCATGGGTGCAGACAATGATCCACAATATTATATTGTCGATTATGTCAGAACCAATATTATATTATATCTATTTGCTTTGTTTGTTTTTATACTATTGATTGTGGGAAGAGCAAAAGGCTTTCGTTCTATTCTTTCTTTGTTTTTTACTTTTTTAATTATAATAAAGTATATTATCCCTAGCATTTTAGCTGGCGCCAATCCCCTGGTCACCACTCTTTTGGGGTCACTAGTGATTTTATTTATTATAATTTACTTAACAGAAGGATTTAACCCAATGTCACATCTTGCGGTTATTAGCATTGGAATAAGTCTGTTTATTTCAGTTTTTCTTTCTTGGTTCTTCGTTTTGGCCGGGAAACTCTCGGGTGTTTTCAGTGAGGAGATTGCTTCGCTGGCAAGCATCGGAGACGTAGCTATTAATTTTCAAGGATTACTCCTAGCAGGCATTATTATTGGTCTCCTGGGGGTCCTGGACGACGTAGTTGTTGCTCAGGTATCAACAGTTGAACAAATTCATAAAACAAACACTCAACAATCAAGGAAAGATCTGTTTTCCAGTTCATTCAAAGTCGGAATTTCCCACATTAGTTCAATGACCAATACTTTGTTCTTGGCATATGCCGGAGCCTCCCTACCTCTTCTAGTTTTGCTCGTTTCTGGCGAGAGCGTTTTTGGTAACACATTTGATGCTATCAACAACGAACAAATAGCAACAGAAATAGTCAGAACATTAGCAGGAAGCATTGGCTTGATTTTGTCAGTTCCAATTTCAACTTATCTTTCAGTGTATTGGTATAAAAGAAAAAGCTAA
- a CDS encoding autorepressor SdpR family transcription factor, producing the protein MSINQTFKALSDQTRREVLELLKKKDMSVTEISQSFDISLPSLSHHLSTLKQVNLVSSRRRGQEMIYSLNLSVFEEVSKMIIKLFKQ; encoded by the coding sequence ATGAGTATTAACCAAACATTTAAGGCACTATCAGATCAAACAAGAAGAGAAGTTTTGGAGCTTCTCAAAAAAAAGGATATGTCAGTAACTGAGATCTCTCAGAGTTTTGATATCAGTCTCCCCTCTTTGTCTCATCATCTCAGTACCTTAAAGCAAGTAAATTTAGTATCTTCAAGAAGAAGAGGACAAGAGATGATCTATTCTCTTAACTTGAGCGTGTTTGAAGAAGTGAGTAAAATGATAATTAAATTATTTAAACAATAA
- a CDS encoding SdpI family protein yields the protein MKSPIKISIKSEIISILFITVSIIASFYFYNNFPDQVPTHWNIEGNVDDWSTPLFAAFLLPIISIGLYLLFLVLPRIDPKKDRYKQFANIYHIFKTIVIGFLSLIYFVTSFSALGYDINITRVISISVGLLFLVLGNYMSKIKRNWFLGIRTPWTLSSEDVWNKTHRLGGKMFVLSGFLMMSMSYLDTKYRIPLFVTIIILTAVVSFVYSYYLFNKEQKNGNK from the coding sequence ATGAAATCACCAATTAAAATTTCCATAAAAAGCGAAATTATTTCTATCCTTTTTATTACTGTTTCAATCATTGCCTCTTTTTATTTTTATAATAACTTCCCTGATCAAGTGCCCACACATTGGAATATTGAAGGGAATGTAGATGATTGGAGTACTCCCCTTTTTGCCGCTTTTCTCCTACCTATTATTTCAATTGGATTATATTTATTATTTTTAGTTCTTCCTCGTATAGACCCTAAAAAAGATAGATATAAGCAATTTGCGAACATCTATCATATATTTAAAACAATAGTAATTGGTTTTTTGAGTCTAATATATTTTGTAACTAGTTTTTCTGCATTAGGCTATGATATAAACATAACTCGTGTTATAAGCATCTCTGTCGGTCTACTTTTTTTAGTTCTTGGGAATTATATGAGCAAAATAAAACGCAACTGGTTTCTTGGAATTAGAACTCCATGGACCTTGTCTTCAGAGGATGTTTGGAACAAAACGCACAGACTTGGTGGAAAAATGTTTGTCTTGTCAGGATTTCTAATGATGAGCATGAGCTATTTGGATACAAAATATAGGATTCCCCTTTTTGTGACTATTATTATACTAACCGCTGTAGTAAGCTTTGTATATTCATATTATTTATTTAATAAAGAGCAAAAAAATGGAAATAAATAG
- a CDS encoding RNA methyltransferase, with protein sequence MEINSVQNTQIKNIVKLKKASERKKQGLFVVEGEREIKIAIDSGQTIETHYVCARFNKNKEKLRNAGSISVSEDVFRKISYRESPDGNIATFKLKRTYLKDANLSKKPLIIILESIEKPGNLGAIMRTADAAKIDAVIVNNSKIDIYNPNAIRASQGTIFSTPLFLANIKETEEFCINNKISIFATSPRANKNYTEADFSQGSAILMGSEDIGLSDEWLKLANQSIKIEMKGLIDSLNLSVSTAVIVFEVLRQRADLSPID encoded by the coding sequence ATGGAAATAAATAGTGTTCAAAATACCCAAATAAAAAACATTGTTAAGCTAAAAAAAGCTTCTGAAAGAAAGAAACAAGGACTTTTTGTTGTTGAGGGTGAAAGAGAGATTAAGATTGCTATTGATTCGGGACAAACAATAGAAACACATTATGTTTGTGCTAGATTCAATAAAAACAAAGAAAAGTTGCGTAATGCTGGTTCAATTTCGGTTTCTGAAGATGTTTTTAGAAAAATTTCTTATCGTGAGTCTCCAGATGGTAATATTGCAACTTTTAAACTTAAGAGAACCTACTTAAAAGATGCTAACCTTAGTAAAAAACCTTTAATTATAATACTTGAGTCAATTGAGAAGCCCGGCAATCTAGGAGCGATTATGAGGACCGCTGATGCAGCTAAAATTGATGCCGTAATAGTTAATAACTCTAAAATTGATATATATAACCCCAATGCCATAAGAGCGAGCCAAGGAACTATATTTTCAACTCCCCTATTTTTGGCTAATATTAAAGAAACTGAAGAATTTTGTATTAATAATAAGATAAGCATTTTTGCCACTAGCCCGAGAGCAAACAAAAACTACACAGAAGCTGATTTTAGCCAAGGTTCAGCAATCCTAATGGGGTCTGAAGATATTGGATTAAGCGATGAGTGGCTAAAATTAGCCAACCAGTCAATAAAAATTGAAATGAAGGGGCTTATTGACTCTCTTAATTTGTCAGTCAGCACTGCAGTTATTGTTTTTGAGGTATTAAGACAAAGAGCTGATTTATCCCCAATTGATTAG
- the ung gene encoding uracil-DNA glycosylase codes for MNIKIEKSWARELSSEFDKKYFQELFSFVSKEYLNKTVYPAAENLFQAFNLCPFDRVKVVILGQDPYHGPKQAHGLCFSVQDGIHTPPSLKNIYKEIESDIGIKMSSSGNLEPWAKQGVFLLNATLTVLANQAGSHQKKGWEEFTDSVIKTISDKKNNVVFLLWGAYAQSKTDLIDSKKHLILKAPHPSPLSSYRGFFGSKHFSQTNAYLQKTNQNVIDWLL; via the coding sequence ATGAATATAAAAATAGAAAAATCTTGGGCTCGTGAATTATCGTCCGAATTTGATAAAAAATATTTTCAAGAACTGTTCTCTTTCGTTAGTAAGGAATATTTGAATAAAACAGTTTATCCAGCAGCGGAAAATCTTTTTCAAGCTTTTAATCTTTGTCCTTTTGATAGGGTGAAGGTTGTTATCCTTGGGCAAGATCCTTATCATGGTCCCAAACAAGCACATGGGCTTTGTTTTTCAGTTCAAGATGGTATTCATACTCCCCCATCGCTCAAAAATATTTATAAAGAAATTGAATCTGACATTGGGATAAAGATGTCTTCTTCCGGAAACCTTGAACCATGGGCAAAACAAGGTGTTTTTCTCTTAAACGCAACGCTAACTGTCCTAGCTAATCAAGCCGGTTCTCATCAAAAAAAAGGTTGGGAAGAATTCACTGATTCAGTAATCAAAACTATTTCTGATAAAAAAAACAATGTCGTCTTTCTCCTCTGGGGTGCATATGCCCAAAGTAAAACAGATTTGATTGACTCAAAAAAACATTTAATTCTAAAAGCACCACACCCCTCTCCCCTGTCTTCCTACCGTGGATTTTTTGGATCTAAACATTTTAGTCAAACAAATGCTTATCTACAAAAAACCAATCAAAATGTAATTGATTGGTTGCTATAA
- a CDS encoding NUDIX domain-containing protein: MSKGRFKVIASVYLVLIKENKLLLLLRKNTGFEDGNYGLVAGHLDPNETIMQAMVREAKEEAGIDINLDNLKLEHVLNRQELGNERLDFFFSISDWKGDIINNEPDKCGGLKWFDLDNLPNNIIDYIDQALKDIKNKNIYRETIKNEN, encoded by the coding sequence ATGAGTAAAGGAAGATTTAAAGTAATAGCGTCAGTTTATTTAGTTTTGATAAAAGAAAATAAATTGTTGCTACTACTTCGCAAAAACACTGGATTTGAAGATGGGAATTATGGTCTTGTCGCTGGTCATCTTGACCCAAACGAAACAATCATGCAAGCCATGGTAAGGGAGGCTAAGGAAGAGGCGGGGATTGACATTAACCTGGATAATTTAAAATTAGAGCACGTTTTAAATAGACAGGAATTGGGCAATGAAAGACTCGACTTCTTTTTTAGTATAAGTGACTGGAAAGGTGATATCATAAATAATGAGCCAGATAAATGTGGTGGGCTTAAATGGTTTGACTTAGATAATTTACCAAATAACATTATTGACTATATAGATCAAGCTTTGAAAGATATAAAAAATAAAAATATATATAGAGAAACAATAAAAAATGAGAACTAG
- a CDS encoding helix-turn-helix transcriptional regulator — translation MFLKDFKNELLNDKGYYRKQKKILSDIKYRVGRMIFEARVLRGITQKQLGEKIKTSQSVIASIENGNRNMSLDYLEKISKAFGTRLIPPQFEFMSKTENEYNREVFNSGHVSTVVVKTADSTEDVETKSWSRFDFNLPKITNKEEVQVPLY, via the coding sequence ATGTTTTTAAAAGACTTTAAAAATGAACTTTTAAACGATAAAGGCTATTATAGAAAGCAAAAAAAGATTTTATCAGATATAAAATATAGAGTTGGTAGAATGATTTTTGAAGCCAGAGTTCTAAGAGGCATAACACAAAAGCAATTGGGGGAGAAAATAAAAACATCTCAATCAGTTATAGCCAGTATAGAGAATGGCAATAGAAATATGTCATTAGATTATCTTGAAAAAATATCAAAAGCGTTCGGCACAAGACTGATTCCCCCACAATTTGAATTTATGTCAAAAACTGAAAACGAATACAATAGAGAAGTTTTTAATTCAGGTCATGTTTCTACTGTAGTTGTTAAAACAGCTGACTCAACTGAAGATGTTGAAACTAAATCATGGAGTCGATTTGATTTTAATTTACCTAAAATAACTAACAAAGAGGAAGTACAAGTTCCTTTATATTAA